In one Culex quinquefasciatus strain JHB chromosome 2, VPISU_Cqui_1.0_pri_paternal, whole genome shotgun sequence genomic region, the following are encoded:
- the LOC6040389 gene encoding general odorant-binding protein 45 produces MKRLLAVLAAILTLHSDDVASSESGYHEAVFKSVRRADRECSIFLRDGTCGKDDCSVRCRGLVTRFWNDSVGVPANTIDRFYKPAHDDYEYYDLTEQCVGEVVAAVPCTDVCGRAESTVQCYNDQYGKLDKKKPKFVPFTKLQHRRILRECAAMLGISRERLYLFRKNGVEYYQDAKCLLRCFMLREGLYTDEDGPHFKRMSLQCEGNYNDGAYRSKAKSCISNLQNQYLDRCSLAYRIADECVNGEVAVKNIFVGAVVQLSPPDLTDLLPGLPTLPPIKLPTLPTFTLFPAQPTTARPAITLFPPLFPTTTAAPQTATTPRPAITLFPTLFPTQPTTTTAPQSLIPQQSTLFPPLPTLFPPTSAPPTGSFTLLPPLPMLFPPVGR; encoded by the coding sequence ATGAAGCGTCTTCTAGCAGTTCTCGCCGCGATCCTGACCTTGCACAGCGACGACGTAGCCTCGAGTGAATCCGGATATCACGAGGCCGTGTTCAAGAGTGTCCGTCGAGCGGATCGCGAGTGTAGTATATTCCTGAGGGATGGGACATGTGGCAAAGATGATTGTTCTGTGCGGTGTCGTGGACTGGTTACGAGATTTTGGAATGACTCTGTAGGAGTTCCAGCGAATACCATCGATCGGTTCTACAAGCCTGCGCATGACGATTATGAGTATTATGATTTGACGGAGCAGTGCGTGGGCGAGGTAGTTGCAGCAGTTCCGTGTACGGATGTATGCGGCCGAGCTGAATCCACTGTCCAATGCTACAACGATCAGTATGGAAAGCTGGACAAGAAGAAGCCCAAGTTTGTTCCGTTTACTAAACTTCAGCACCGTCGGATACTACGTGAATGCGCAGCGATGCTGGGGATCTCCCGGGAGAGACTGTACTTGTTCCGGAAGAATGGCGTCGAGTACTATCAGGACGCAAAGTGTCTGCTGAGGTGTTTCATGCTTCGCGAAGGATTGTACACCGATGAGGATGGTCCACACTTCAAGCGGATGTCGCTGCAGTGTGAGGGCAACTACAACGATGGAGCGTACCGCAGCAAGGCCAAGAGCTGCATCTCAAATCTGCAGAATCAATATCTGGACCGCTGCAGTCTGGCGTATCGGATAGCTGACGAGTGCGTCAATGGGGAGGTTGCCGTGAAGAACATCTTTGTCGGAGCAGTGGTTCAGCTGTCACCGCCCGACTTGACTGACTTGCTGCCTGGACTGCCAACCTTACCGCCGATTAAGCTTCCAACACTACCTACCTTTACACTGTTCCCCGCGCAACCCACGACAGCTCGTCCAGCGATAACGCTGTTCCCGCCATTATTTCCAACAACCACCGCCGCACCTCAAACAGCCACGACGCCTCGTCCAGCGATAACGCTGTTCCCGACACTGTTTCCAACTCAACCTACAACCACCACTGCGCCACAATCACTGATCCCACAACAGTCAACACTGTTTCCGCCGCTGCCAACGCTGTTTCCTCCGACGTCGGCGCCGCCCACAGGCTCTTTTACCCTGTTGCCACCCCTTCCCATGTTGTTCCCACCAGTTGGAAGATAG
- the LOC6040388 gene encoding general odorant-binding protein 45, whose translation MLSTVLLGLLTVTQASNHLASFKSFDSADRECSRYLGHQHRCAVRCRGLLTRFLNRTSEFPTAVIERFYEPGEDDYLYRSRTVQCLRDVRALNSCEQVRRSVQCYDGEFGTVDRDALRFFPFTDVQHLRVLRECEAILRERLTESCLLR comes from the exons ATGCTATCAACCGTTCTACTAGGGCTCTTAACCGTGACCCAAGCCTCCAACCACCTCGCATCGTTCAAGAGTTTCGACTCCGCCGATCGCGAGTGCAGTCGCTATCTTGGCCATCAGCACCGGTGTGCCGTCCGGTGTCGCGGACTGCTGACCAGGTTCCTGAATCGGACTTCGGAGTTCCCAACCGCGGTCATCGAGCGCTTCTACGAACCGGGCGAGGATGACTACCTGTACCGGTCGCGGACCGTCCAGTGCTTGCGGGATGTTCGAGCGTTGAATAGCTGCGAGCAGGTTCGAAGAAGTGTTCAGTGCTACGACGGGGAGTTTGGAACGGTTGATCGGGACGCGTTGCGGTTCTTTCCGTTTACGGACGTTCAGCACTTGCGAGTGCTGCGGGAGTGCGAAGCGATTCTTCGGGAGAGATTGACGGAGAGTTGCTTGCTGAG GTGA
- the LOC119765992 gene encoding general odorant-binding protein 45-like: MANLFLTLLVTTAVAVIVTGSQHSASFKSIRSADRECSQFSGDQSCTARCRGLVTRFWNDTTGLPDATITRFFAPRGCSYCRGESSTEQCLGDVNVRIRDGDRCARAEQAVKCYDQRCRDSEQKFIPFTDFEQLETLQKCVDILQLSPGIVKELSCNGMLSRPEGRCLLRCFMIRSGLYSDAEGPILDRVNVQCVSGYGQTSNLQNVDSCVAKLRSECGIDKCSLASRAVVECLQVKLEIIPPVVDFVPYGVDFLFIPSFSKLINFNG, from the coding sequence ATGGCAAACCTCTTCCTTACCCTTCTGGTCACGACCGCTGTCGCCGTCATCGTCACCGGTAGTCAACATTCCGCCTCGTTCAAAAGCATCCGCTCTGCGGATCGTGAGTGTTCCCAGTTCTCCGGAGATCAAAGCTGTACGGCTCGCTGTCGCGGACTCGTGACCCGCTTCTGGAACGATACCACTGGACTGCCGGACGCGACCATCACCCGGTTCTTCGCGCCACGTGGTTGTAGCTATTGCCGCGGGGAAAGCTCCACGGAGCAGTGTTTGGGGGATGTCAACGTGAGGATTCGGGATGGAGATCGCTGCGCACGAGCCGAGCAGGCCGTCAAGTGCTACGATCAACGGTGCAGAGACTCCGAGCAGAAGTTTATCCCGTTTACGGACTTTGAGCAGTTGGAAACGCTTCAAAAATGTGTTGATATTCTGCAGCTTTCACCGGGGATTGTGAAGGAACTCTCCTGCAATGGAATGCTGAGTCGTCCGGAAGGTCGCTGTCTGTTACGGTGCTTCATGATTCGTTCCGGACTGTACAGTGACGCTGAAGGACCCATTTTGGATAGGGTCAACGTGCAGTGCGTCAGCGGTTACGGTCAGACGTCGAACCTTCAGAATGTGGATTCCTGTGTGGCAAAGCTGCGATCCGAGTGTGGAATCGACAAGTGTTCCCTGGCTTCTCGTGCAGTGGTAGAGTGTCTGCAGGTCAAGCTGGAAATCATTCCACCAGTTGTTGACTTTGTTCCGTACGGAGTTGACTTCTTGTTTATaccaagtttttcaaaattgatcaattttaatGGCTAA